A genomic region of Leptidea sinapis chromosome 46, ilLepSina1.1, whole genome shotgun sequence contains the following coding sequences:
- the LOC126977888 gene encoding ATP-binding cassette sub-family B member 6 isoform X2, giving the protein MEYCPPNVTLGEIWVDHGISQCFMETATATFIGLFLLVFGVAQIIMYKRYATEVLDVRSSKLFFVQISFTLFVPILAVTRFILQAFLFKGGHIYGYMILSLVVNVIVFPLSAYLAVIERKYLLPSVPPRGHGFVLLMFWAMIFVSENLSFLNLNKEGWWWHLKDLQDRLEMTMFVGRYVSCMTMFVLGLKAPGIMHQFEYLEGDDGNRRNIPRGIRHTAVISAREACALPVESAAHAVIRVFQCGLPQSVQ; this is encoded by the exons ATGGAGTACTGTCCACCGAACGTTACTTTGGGAGAAATATGGGTTGATCATGGAATATCACAATGTTTTATGGAGACAGCCACCGCAACATTCATAGGACTATTTCTGCTTGTGTTTGGTGTAGcacaaattataatgtataaacg ATATGCTACTGAAGTTCTGGATGTGAGAtcgtcaaaattattttttgtgcaAATTTCGTTCACATTGTTTGTCCCAATTTTGGCTGTAACAAGATTTATACTTCAAGCTTTTTTGTTTAAAGGAGGACATATATATGGGTACATG ATTCTTTCTCTGGTAGTTAATGTTATAGTGTTTCCACTTTCTGCGTATTTGGCTGTGatagaaagaaaatatttgttaCCATCAGTTCCACCAAGGGGCCATGGATTTGTGCTGCTAATGTTTTGGGCTATGATCTTTGTGTCTGAGAATTTATCTTTCTTGAACCTTAACAAAGAGGGATGGTGGTGGCATTTAAAaga TCTTCAAGATCGCTTAGAAATGACAATGTTTGTTGGTCGGTATGTGTCTTGCATGACAATGTTTGTTCTTGGCCTCAAAGCCCCTGGTATTATGCACCAATTTGAATATCTCGAGGGAGACGATGGCAATCGCAGGAATATACCAAGG GGAATTCGTCATACCGCAGTCATCAGCGCACGTGAGGCATGCGCATTGCCCGTTGAAAGCGCAGCGCACGCAGTGATACGAGTTTTCCAATGTGGGCTGCCGCAAAGCGTTCAATAA